One window from the genome of Candidatus Synechococcus calcipolaris G9 encodes:
- a CDS encoding type III-B CRISPR module-associated Cmr3 family protein, protein MTHLDGLHWYRLEPLDILLFRDARPFNPGDGSWAKSLCPPPPQTVFQALRSTLPAYQTKNRDLTFIGPFLMDETDTVWVTTPKDLICIGPDPGKASDKKTGVNDVLDHDQLSRVKRLDRMVPAQGDRWQWIHHPLPGSLRPIVPPQLNPKEKEVIMGRPGPLMKLSALESYLKGDLSKLRAQTDFHILPWDTQILPHNSLAQGSRQVLPEGGYFTEVATRLKPGWAFLAGISCQITSSTTRLGGEGHHVQISPLTDQPLESLRQSLQRDLAPTGGTVAYVLTPGLAQAESNAPIYGLYPQDWLSDSIGLIGVVGDRPLLMGGISVINRKGGEREPAYLPQRAFVSPGTIYCFEKAYQPDVNRLLSGVNAVTKKTLEALHYGQLLWGR, encoded by the coding sequence ATGACCCATCTCGATGGTTTGCACTGGTATCGTTTAGAACCCCTCGACATTTTGCTTTTTCGGGATGCGCGTCCCTTTAATCCAGGGGATGGATCCTGGGCTAAAAGCTTATGTCCACCACCGCCGCAAACAGTCTTTCAAGCCCTGCGATCGACCTTGCCTGCTTACCAAACAAAGAACCGAGATTTAACTTTTATCGGCCCTTTTTTAATGGATGAGACCGATACCGTCTGGGTAACAACCCCCAAAGACCTGATCTGTATTGGCCCAGATCCGGGGAAGGCCAGTGATAAAAAGACGGGTGTGAACGATGTCTTAGATCATGATCAATTAAGCCGGGTGAAACGCCTTGATCGGATGGTGCCAGCCCAGGGCGATCGCTGGCAATGGATCCACCATCCCCTCCCCGGTTCCTTGCGCCCAATTGTGCCCCCCCAACTCAACCCCAAAGAGAAAGAGGTAATCATGGGTCGGCCGGGGCCCTTAATGAAACTCTCGGCCCTAGAATCCTACCTAAAGGGGGATCTGTCTAAACTCAGGGCGCAAACGGATTTTCATATATTGCCTTGGGATACCCAAATCTTGCCCCATAATTCCCTTGCCCAGGGCAGTCGCCAAGTTCTCCCAGAGGGGGGCTATTTTACGGAGGTGGCAACACGGCTAAAACCAGGCTGGGCTTTTTTAGCAGGGATTAGTTGCCAGATCACAAGCTCCACAACTCGCTTAGGTGGAGAAGGTCATCATGTGCAGATTTCACCCCTGACGGATCAGCCCCTAGAATCTTTACGACAATCTTTGCAACGGGACCTGGCTCCAACGGGGGGAACCGTTGCCTATGTTTTAACCCCAGGTTTAGCCCAAGCGGAGAGTAATGCCCCCATCTATGGCCTCTATCCCCAGGACTGGCTCTCGGATTCAATAGGTCTTATTGGGGTCGTGGGCGATCGCCCCCTGTTGATGGGGGGAATTTCAGTGATCAATCGTAAAGGCGGTGAGCGTGAACCGGCCTATTTACCCCAACGGGCTTTTGTCAGTCCGGGTACGATCTATTGCTTTGAAAAAGCCTATCAGCCCGACGTGAATCGGCTCCTCTCTGGGGTTAATGCTGTTACGAAGAAAACATTGGAGGCCCTACATTATGGTCAACTGCTTTGGGGTAGGTAA
- the cmr4 gene encoding type III-B CRISPR module RAMP protein Cmr4 — MTNINLVYFYLLTPLHTGGTTQEGNLLGIARESHTDLPYVPSSSIRGRLRSMTDSGIRNQLWGNTIGDVTGGSEENLTQGALWIGDGSILWLPVPSLSHGVVWISSPMLLQRWKRLQGESITVPDYSTNLKKGKPIYLKDAIIKETELREWSNWKSCIPESSETKGIQRVLVLPDQHCATLIQMSLWRQVKIKLDEHKTVDGGFRYEEAVPPDTLMYFPWGITSQANGNASSAKVDFENLLSEHEILQIGGQESLGRGFVQTWLASN; from the coding sequence ATGACCAACATTAACTTAGTGTATTTCTATCTCCTGACTCCCCTCCACACAGGCGGTACAACTCAAGAAGGCAACCTACTTGGCATTGCCCGTGAATCCCATACAGATTTGCCCTATGTACCCTCTAGTTCCATTCGCGGTCGCCTGAGAAGTATGACAGATAGCGGCATCCGCAATCAGCTATGGGGAAACACGATTGGTGATGTTACAGGGGGGAGCGAAGAAAATCTAACTCAAGGGGCCCTCTGGATTGGCGATGGCTCCATCCTTTGGTTGCCTGTCCCTTCCCTTAGTCATGGGGTTGTCTGGATCAGTTCTCCGATGCTATTGCAACGCTGGAAACGTCTGCAAGGTGAGTCTATTACGGTTCCTGACTACAGTACCAATTTGAAAAAAGGTAAGCCGATCTATCTGAAGGATGCCATTATCAAAGAGACAGAATTAAGAGAATGGAGTAACTGGAAATCCTGTATTCCTGAATCATCTGAAACGAAGGGGATTCAGCGAGTATTAGTTCTACCGGATCAACACTGTGCCACCCTCATTCAGATGAGCCTTTGGCGACAGGTCAAGATCAAGCTGGATGAGCACAAAACCGTGGATGGTGGTTTCCGTTATGAGGAGGCGGTTCCACCGGACACATTGATGTATTTCCCTTGGGGGATAACATCCCAGGCCAATGGTAATGCCAGTTCAGCAAAGGTTGACTTTGAGAACCTGCTCTCTGAGCATGAGATTTTGCAAATTGGTGGACAAGAAAGCTTGGGACGGGGCTTTGTTCAAACTTGGCTAGCATCTAACTAA